The sequence below is a genomic window from Mycobacteroides abscessus ATCC 19977.
GGCGAGCACGGTTACGAGCTGTTGCCGTCCTGGGACGACGCCGGTGCCGTGTTCGATGCCCTGCTGCCCGTGATCACCGAGGCGGGTGGGCAGCTCGCCGGTCTGGGAGCGCGTGACACGCTGCGCACCGAGATGGGCTATCCGCTACACGGGCATGAGCTTTCCCTGGACATCAGCCCCGTGCAGGCACGGGCCGGATGGGCGGTGGGCTGGAAGAAGGACGCGTTCTGGGGTCGCGAGGCGCTGACGCAGGAGAAGACGGATGGTCCACGCCGCACGCTACGAGGCCTGCGCGCGACCGGCCGGGGGGTGCTGCGCCCCGATCTCACGGTGCTCTCCGATGGCCAGTCGATCGGTGTCACCACCTCCGGGACCTTCTCACCGACCCTGAAGACCGGAATCGCCCTGGCCCTGCTGGACACCGCGGCCCAGATCCCGGACGGCGCGAGCGTCGTCGTCGATGTGCGTGGCCGTGAGATCGAATGCGAGGTCGTCAAGCCGCCATTCGTGGACGTCAACGTCGGATAATGGGTTCGGATTCGGCGACGGCAGACGGTTAGACTGCCGAGCATGAATCCGCTTCCCGCGTTCACCCGGCAACTCAACCCGTCACCGGCCAGCCCGGCGCGGCGGGCTGAGGTACTCGCGGCGCCGGGATTCGGGAAGTACTTCACCGACCACATGGTGTCCATCGACTGGAACGCCGAAAACGGCTGGCACAACGCGCAAGTGGTGCCTTATGGTCCGATCACGCTTGACCCGTCGGCCATCGTGTTGCACTACGCACAAGAGGTCTTCGAGGGACTCAAGGCGTACCGGCAACCCGACGGAACCATCGCGGCGTTTCGCCCCGAGGCTAACGGTGAACGGCTGATCCAGTCCTGCCGCCGCATCGCCATCCCCGAGCTGCCGCTGGAGCTGTTCATCGAGTCGCTGCGCCAGCTCATCGCGGTGGATGCCGAGTGGGTGCCGCCGGGCGGCGGCGAGGAATCGCTCTACCTGCGGCCGTTCATCATCGCCACCGAGGCAGGCCTGGGGGTGCGGCCCGCCGGCGAGTACCGTTACCTGCTCATCGCCTCACCGGCCGGTGCTTACTTCTCTCAGGGCATCAAGCCGGTCAGCGTGTGGCTCTCGCACGAGTACGTGCGAGCCGCGCCGGGCGGTATCGGCGCGGCCAAGACCGGCGGCAACTACGCCGCCTCGCTGGTCGCTCAGGCGCAGGCCGCCGAGGAAGGCTGCGACCAGGTGGTGTGGCTCGACGCCATCGAGCGCCGGTACATCGAAGAAATGGGTGGCATGAACCTGTTCTTCGTCTTCGGGCGCGACGGTGAGGCGCGCCTGGTCACCCCCGAGCTGTCCGGGGCGCTGCTGCCGGGCGTGACGCGGAAGTCCTTGTTGCAGCTGGCCTCCGACGCCGGTTTTGCCATCGAGGAACGCAAGATCGATGTCGACGAGCTGGAGAAGAAGACGGCCTCGGGGGAGATCACCGAGGTGTTCGCCTGCGGCACGGCGGCGGTCATCACACCGGTCGGCCGCGTCAAGCACTCGGGCGGCGAATTCACCATCGGTGACGGGGAACCCGGCGAGGTGACCATGGCCCTGCGGGACACACTGACGGGAATCCAGCGCGGTACCTTCGCCGATACGCACGGCTGGATCACCCAGCTCGGCTAGCGCACTGCCGCGTGAACCCGGCGGCGATACGTCACCTTGTCGAACTCCCGGCCATATTCGTCCACGGCGGTGACGTCCATCTCGCTGACCAGTGCTCCGGGACGCACATCGACGCGGATGAACGCGTAGTTGCGATACCTCACCCGCGACCAGGCGACCGCCTCGGCATGCTTGCTGCCATCGGATGCCCAGACAAAGCTATTGGGTACCAGCGTGTCTGAAAGCTCCCTGCCGCGGTACCCCTCCGGCTCGCCGGGCTGAAAGTCGTAGCGTGGCCGACCCGCGGAGCCCACCGTGTAGTACACGGTGCCATCGGTTTCCGGGTCGACGGTGGAGTTGTCCCCGGCCTCCCGGGTGGGCTGTCCGGCACGAATCGGATCGGTGCGCTCGAAGACGTGGTTGTGTCCCTGCAGCACCAGATCGACCTGATAACGGTCGAACAGTGCGCACCACGCGTCACGCACGCCCCCGTCGCTGGCATGCGAGAGCGTCGTGGAGTAGGCGCAGTGATGGAAGAAGCACACGATGAAGTCGATATTCGGGTTGGCCCGGTACGTCGCTAAAGTTCTTCCCACCCAACCGGTTTGGGCGCCACCGGAGTAGCCGGTATTCGCGCGGATCTCATAGGACACATCATTGGCGTCCAGGGAGAGCACGGCGACGTTGCCATAGGTGAACGAGTATGCCGAAGGGCATCCGGTGGGGCCGTTGCCGGGGAACCCGAGGCGGGCCAGATGACCGCCGTAACCGTGGTTGCCATACGCGGCCTCCATGTCGTGGTTGCCGGTGGCGAACATCCACGGTGTGGTTGAGGCGCTGGGCTCAATCGAGGTCAGATAGACGTCCCAGACGAAGGGGTTGTACTTGTCGAAGCCGGACGGAGCTTTGGCACCGGACACGAACTGCGGCGACTTGCCCATCCCGGACGGGTCGGCATAGGCGATATCTCCGGCCAGGATATGGAAATCGGGTCGGCTGGCCACGATCTGATTCATGACATTCTGCGTATGCGGCACCGCCGGATCGTTGTCCGCACCGTAGTAGTTGTCGTCGTATTCACCGGCAGCCAAATTTGGTGGGAGGGCGGGGGTCTCGTCGGTGCCCTGATCGCCCATCATGGTGAAACGGAACGGCGCAAGTGCATTTCGCGCAGCGGGGACGGCTGTGGCGGCCGAGCGGATATCACTCAGGAAACCGTCGGCGGTACGCCACCGGTAGAAATGCCCGGTGCCGCCGGGCAGCCCGTGTACGGGCGCATGGACATAGAACTGTTCGGCCGCCAGCACGCCGTGGTCGCTGGATGGAATTTGGGTGACCAGGTTGCGCACCTCGGCCTCGAGCGAGGCGCCCAGCTCGGGTGTCGGCCCATGATCGAGAAAGATCTTGGTGCCGTGTGGATTCCTGGACAGCTGCGCGGAGAAGCTGAGCTGGCTGGAGGAATCCGCTCCGTATCCGACGCGCCTGCCGGCGACTCCCAGCTGGGCCTCGTCCGCGTATGCCCGGCGTCCGAACGGTGACACTCCCAACGCGGCGACGGCCGCGGCTGCCGCCGAGCCTCGCAGGAAGTTACGGCGCGAGACCGCATGACGACGCAGATACCCGCGATGCCACTCGTACTGTTCGGCCATCGACATCGATCCGGCGATCGACTGCGGGATTCCCATATCCGGTGTCTCACCGGCGGGGTTCAACGGATTGCGCGACATAGATTCGAATGGTGGCCCACGGCGGCCGGTAACGCGACCGCACAGGCCGATGCAACCGCGAACTCCTGATGAATCTTTCCTGGCCGCATCAGTGTGCCGCGAAACCCAGGGCCGCCACGGTCGTGGTTATCTCGATGCTCGCGCCCAAGACGTCGCCGGTGATTCCGCCGAACCTGCGCACACAATGACGTACCAGCAGCGCCCCGGCGATCAGCGCCACCGCCACCACCACCGGTCCCTGCCAGGGACGCCAGGTTTGTGCCAGCAGGCCCACGGCCATCGCCGCCGCCACCCACATGCCCGCCAGCCACAGCGGTTGAGATCCGGCGACCCTAGTCCCGAATCCGCTCGCCGCGGCGCCGGGCACGCCGCGGCGACAGGCCACCACCGCGCTGATTCGCCCCACCGTTATCGCCAGGGCGACGGCCAGCCACTCCTGCCGGGAGGCCAGTACGCCGAACGACAATGCTTGTGCTAGAAGGCAGATGATGAGCACAACCACCCCGAACGGTCCGGCCGAGCCGTCCCGCATCACGGTCAGCGCGCGCTCCGGCGGCCCGTAGCAGCCCAGCCCGTCGGCGGTGTCGGACAACCCATCGATATGTAGGCCCCGGGTTGCGAGGATTGTCGCGGCGACCGCTGCCAGTCCGGCGATCGGCGCCATGTACGCGAAATGCATGACCCAGGCCACGAACGCGGCCAGGACTCCCAGCGCTGCACCCACCACCGGCAGCGCCCCCAGCACCGGGCCGGAAAGCGTGCCAGCCAGCCGGGCCGGAACCGGTGCCACGGTGGCGAATTCGAAGGCGCCGCCCACCGGCCGCAGGATTCGCAGCAGGGCATTCACGCGGTGTCCACCCGGGCCTCATCGAAGGTCGCCATCTGAGCGAGCGTGCCGACCGCGGCCTGTAGCACCGGCAGCGCCACCAGCGCGCCGGAGCCCTCGCCCAATCGCATCTGCAGATCGAGCACCGGGTCCAGCCGCAGGCGTTGCAGGGCGAGGGAATGCGCCGGTTCGGTAGATCGGTGTCCCGCAAGCCACCACTGGCGCGCTCCGGGTGCCAGCTGCTCGGCCACCAGCGCGGCGGAGGTGACCACCAGTCCGTCCAGCAATACGGGTGTGCGCCGCACTGCCGCCTGCGCCAGGAAACCGGTCATGGCGGCGAGATCGGCGCCGCCGGCCACACCCAGCAGCGCAACCGGATCCGTACGTACATCCTTGGTGCGGCGCAGCGCGTCACGGACTGCGGCGGTCTTGCGCATCCATCCGGCGTCGTCGACCCCGGTGCCGCGGCCCACCACCGCCACCGGCTCGCTGCCCGTCAGCGCAGCCACCAATACCGTTGCGGGCGTGGTGTTCCCGATGCCCATATCGCCGGCAATGAGGAGGTCGGCACCACCGTCCACCTCGGCGTCGGCCAGTGCGATGCCCGCCGCGAGCGCCGCGTGCGTCTGCTCGCCGGTGAGTGCGTCCTCGACCGCGATGTTTCCGCTGGGCCGGCCGACTGCCATATCGGCCACACGCACACCCGCTCCGGTCAAAGCCGCCAGTACGTTGACCGCGGCGCCACCGGCGTCCATGTTACGCACCATCTGGGCGGTGACCGACGCAGGATAGGCGGATACGCCAGCGGCGGCCACGCCGTGGTCGCCGGCGAACACGACAACCCGTGGTCGCTGGAATGTCGTAGGGGGGCAACGATTCTGGCAGGCTGCCGCCCACACCGACAGCTCTTCCAGCCGGCCCAACGCGCCGGTGGGCTTGGTGAGTCGGTGCTGGCGTGCGCGTGCGGCGTCGGCGATACCCGGATCGGGTGCCGATACCGGCGCGAATCGCGGCGCCTCTGGTGGTTCGGCCTGTGTCACGAGCGTCCCCCCTTGATGGTCAGCGGCTGACCCGCCACCACCAGCAGCACCCGATCGGCGCGCGCCGCGACCGCCTGATTCAGGGCTCCGAGTGCATCCGCAAAGAGCCGTCCCGCCGCGGTGGCGGGCACCACGGTCAGGCCGA
It includes:
- the cobT gene encoding nicotinate-nucleotide--dimethylbenzimidazole phosphoribosyltransferase produces the protein MTQAEPPEAPRFAPVSAPDPGIADAARARQHRLTKPTGALGRLEELSVWAAACQNRCPPTTFQRPRVVVFAGDHGVAAAGVSAYPASVTAQMVRNMDAGGAAVNVLAALTGAGVRVADMAVGRPSGNIAVEDALTGEQTHAALAAGIALADAEVDGGADLLIAGDMGIGNTTPATVLVAALTGSEPVAVVGRGTGVDDAGWMRKTAAVRDALRRTKDVRTDPVALLGVAGGADLAAMTGFLAQAAVRRTPVLLDGLVVTSAALVAEQLAPGARQWWLAGHRSTEPAHSLALQRLRLDPVLDLQMRLGEGSGALVALPVLQAAVGTLAQMATFDEARVDTA
- a CDS encoding metallophosphoesterase codes for the protein MSRNPLNPAGETPDMGIPQSIAGSMSMAEQYEWHRGYLRRHAVSRRNFLRGSAAAAAVAALGVSPFGRRAYADEAQLGVAGRRVGYGADSSSQLSFSAQLSRNPHGTKIFLDHGPTPELGASLEAEVRNLVTQIPSSDHGVLAAEQFYVHAPVHGLPGGTGHFYRWRTADGFLSDIRSAATAVPAARNALAPFRFTMMGDQGTDETPALPPNLAAGEYDDNYYGADNDPAVPHTQNVMNQIVASRPDFHILAGDIAYADPSGMGKSPQFVSGAKAPSGFDKYNPFVWDVYLTSIEPSASTTPWMFATGNHDMEAAYGNHGYGGHLARLGFPGNGPTGCPSAYSFTYGNVAVLSLDANDVSYEIRANTGYSGGAQTGWVGRTLATYRANPNIDFIVCFFHHCAYSTTLSHASDGGVRDAWCALFDRYQVDLVLQGHNHVFERTDPIRAGQPTREAGDNSTVDPETDGTVYYTVGSAGRPRYDFQPGEPEGYRGRELSDTLVPNSFVWASDGSKHAEAVAWSRVRYRNYAFIRVDVRPGALVSEMDVTAVDEYGREFDKVTYRRRVHAAVR
- a CDS encoding branched-chain amino acid aminotransferase; its protein translation is MNPLPAFTRQLNPSPASPARRAEVLAAPGFGKYFTDHMVSIDWNAENGWHNAQVVPYGPITLDPSAIVLHYAQEVFEGLKAYRQPDGTIAAFRPEANGERLIQSCRRIAIPELPLELFIESLRQLIAVDAEWVPPGGGEESLYLRPFIIATEAGLGVRPAGEYRYLLIASPAGAYFSQGIKPVSVWLSHEYVRAAPGGIGAAKTGGNYAASLVAQAQAAEEGCDQVVWLDAIERRYIEEMGGMNLFFVFGRDGEARLVTPELSGALLPGVTRKSLLQLASDAGFAIEERKIDVDELEKKTASGEITEVFACGTAAVITPVGRVKHSGGEFTIGDGEPGEVTMALRDTLTGIQRGTFADTHGWITQLG
- a CDS encoding adenosylcobinamide-GDP ribazoletransferase gives rise to the protein MNALLRILRPVGGAFEFATVAPVPARLAGTLSGPVLGALPVVGAALGVLAAFVAWVMHFAYMAPIAGLAAVAATILATRGLHIDGLSDTADGLGCYGPPERALTVMRDGSAGPFGVVVLIICLLAQALSFGVLASRQEWLAVALAITVGRISAVVACRRGVPGAAASGFGTRVAGSQPLWLAGMWVAAAMAVGLLAQTWRPWQGPVVVAVALIAGALLVRHCVRRFGGITGDVLGASIEITTTVAALGFAAH